The window tactcataatttaacttttacatactaatagtgtatccctgactagtgctcgagtatataggattatgcatgtttgtacttttgatattgcctttagttaggttatgttgaatcctgaattagttatatatgcgacagAGATAAGGtacaagatatgcatgtcgttggaaagctagcgaaaaattaagaacttttcatttagatatcgaatgatttcgatgaacggatttgaagttatagtccatcgaatttttgtattattattaaaaatgattattattatcgtcgttattatcgtcgttctagttttatcttattattattattattatctttatcaataaaaggatttatcattaaaaaattgttatttttttttattattactatcgttattatcgttaaagttataattagtattattattattatccaattattattattattattattattattattattattattggtattattattattatcattattaatatatatatatatatatatatatatatatatatatatcattatttaaaaatggttattgttattgttaatattattattactatattatcattaagataattattagtattatcgttaataatgttatagtaactatcattattaatattagtgtaattaaaacaaatatttgtaacacctaattattttgattactattattatcattataacgaacacgatataaaagatgattaaaagcaattaaacgaaacgattaggaaataatgggtaagagtatcatgatgaaattaaaatattataagatattgatttagataaaattatcgttcttattatttttatcattactattattattaaaattatcaacaacaacaacaacaacaacaacaacaacaacaacaatacccaatccaacgaaagtggggtatgggggaggtgagtgtagacaatcattcctcgtaccctagattaaaaggaagtcactactccacccgcgggtatagaacccgcgcctagataaggtcgtccctccctctactctagcgcaaaagagattgcttcctaaaggatctccggcccgaagagctcataagaacgaaatagagagggcaaatgatacgtacctgtacgagtaatgagtgcctagcaagaagcaaccatacacagtaaccataaaggggacacatatagcagtaatgcacaacagtagggcaaagagcatgaataaaatagtgcacataaccatttaatttcaggtagacatacagacaaacaaaatatatacatatacatatacatatacatatacatatacatatatatatatatatatatatatatatatatatatatatatatatatatatatatatatatatatatatatatatatatatatatatatacccacccacacagacacacacatcgatatatatataccacacgaaagcatgaaaaaaaataaaaataaaaataaactcatgcttaaacataaatacatatagatacattcgtagatatatatacctaggtacagatacaagacagacaaacatacatacaccaatacatgcacttagatacatagatacatatatagatacaaacatataCATCGGTACATATATATAGCCTAAAAACATATACATAGATACAAAGGCATATAAACCATGTAGAGGGGTATAAATAGTGTGGTTATTGAATATCTGGTTATAGTTATGTAGTTATATAATAAAAGTAACTAacacaatgaaaaaaaaaaaaaaaaaaaaaaacctactcaataattctaattctactcctccacaggctcctatcagaagtcatgtcctccgtcagtaggagctctttcatgtcaagcttcaatctatcctccatcctacgtctaggtctaccccttctccttacgccgccaacggcgagggtctcgactctcctaactggggctaaaagtgggcgcctcctaacatgcccaaaccatctaagtcgtccttccctaagtttgttgatgatgttcccaacttccaatttctccctaaaaactccatttggtatcatatctagcatggtcttaccacacgtccatctaagcatcctcatttctgccacctccatcctcctctcttgggccttcgtcattggccaacactctgatccgtacaacatggctggtctaattgccaccttaaaGAATTTACCTTTCAGTTTAAGTGGGACCTTCTTGTTgcacaacacccctttcgcagccctccacttcaaccatcctactcgtatacgatgcgtcacatcctcatctatccttctcgaaatgtgaagcatcgagcctaaatatctaaaggactcttgcGGGGGTAGAATCTGATCCCCAATTCTGATATCCACTATATCGTCGTGTTCCTCTTTGCCCCCcttgaaatcgcatctaaggtactccgatttaagtctgctaatccgtaggccatttgattctaaggcgatcctccattgctctagcctcctgttaagctcatcctgagaatccgaaactaatacaatatcgtcggCAAAAATCAGGCACCATGGGATGTTGTCTTGTATCCTATGAGTCAACTCGTCTAGGATCAAAGCGAACAGATAAGGGCTAAGGGCAGATCCCTGATGTAAACCAACCTCTACTGGGAAAAACTATGTGTTTCCTACCGTCGTACGTACACGAGTCTTCGCCCcctcgtacatatctctaatagatcttatatatctacttgggactcCCCTAGCATTAAGAGTCTTCTAAATCAGCTCATGCGGGACACAGTCATAagctttttccaagtctaagaactccatgtgtaggttcttttgcttttccctatacttctccataaggcttctaactATGTGAATCGCTTCCATCGACGAGCGTCCTGTAATGAagccgaattggttctctgaaacctttgtctcgCGTCTGAGCCTCGTCTCGATCACTctttcccaaagcttcatagtatgactgagTATTGCGCATCTCCCTTGTTCTTGTAAATGGGAATTACCTCACTGtgtctccattccataggcatatgtgcgcttctaaacgtcgtgttgaaaaggtttgtcaaccaTCTAACCCCGTCACCTCCTAGGCACTTCCACGCCTTAATCGGAATTTGGTctggtcctactgctttgtttctccccatctttcgtagggcCTATCTAACTTCCTCCTGATTAATCCTCGTGCAGAAACAGTTGTTTTGAAACTCCTGAACCTCGTGGGGTTCACCGTTCCGCTCTGGTCTTCCCCTACCGAAAAGGGATGCAAAATattcttcccatcttttcctaataagGTCTTCTCTCACTATACTTTGCCCTGCTACATCCTTGATATATTTGATGTTACCTAAGTCCCTCCTTCCtcgctccctagctttggctatcctaTATATGTCATTAGCTCCCTCTTTAGAGTCTAGTTTTCTATACAAGTCTTCATATGCTTTGTCTTTTGCAATTGCTAcggccttcttagcttctcttttagcttctttatatctttcttctaccctagttctctcttcaggtgtcccttctccaagagtaatgagctccctaaacctcgtCTGCTTTAACGCGACTTTCGATTGGACATCGTCACTAAGCCACCACGACTCTCTTCTACTCTTATGGGCTCTCGATGTCCCTATAGCCACTCCTAAGGTCTCTTTTGCCACATCTCTGATAGTGGACGCCATGCGATTCCATATCTGGTCTGCGTCCGTAGGGGCAACGTAATCCTCTTCTACACTCAATCTATTAACAACAATCGCTCTAAAAGTCTCCGCATTCGCTCCATAGAGGTTCTTCCAAAGGATTCTAGGTTGCACAGCCCTAGCCCTCCTGCCAACTCTTCCCCTAGTGACTAGGTCCATGACCAGCAATCTGTGCTGGGAGGAGCACGTCAAAGCTGGAAGGACCTTACAGTCCCTACATGTCCTAAGTTCCCCTTTACGAAGAAGCAAAAAGTCAATCTGGGTGCTGCGACCCCCGCTATGGAATGTGGCTAACTGAGCATCCCTCTTCTTGAAGAAAGAGTTTGCTACCACCAACTCGTGGGCAATGGCAAACTCAAGAATTGAGCGCCCCTCTTCATTTCTAGGACCAAACCCAAAGCCACCATGGGCTCCCTCATAACCTTCTGCCTCCACTCCTATATGTCCATTCAGATCACCACCTATAATCAGTCGATGGTCGGCTAGGCACCCCCTCACCACCTCATCTAACAATTCCCAAAAACTCTTCTTTTCCGCATCACCTAAACCCGCATGAGGTGCGTATGCACTAATGACCGTGAAAGTCTCTTCCTTAATAATTAaactaaccgacataatcctatcgctaaacCTGCCCACGTCAACAACGTTATCTTTATGTAGTTTTCCTAAAAAGATACCTACCCCGTTCCGTGCTATCCTAGAACCCGAGTACCACAACTTATAGTCCTGAATCTCTATCGCCTCTTcacccttccatctagtctcttgaacaCACACTATGTCTACCTTACTCTTAAGAAAGGTATCAACGAGCTCAATCCTCTTACCAGTCAAGGTTCCTATATTCCAACTACCCACTCTAATCCTACCAACAGTGGCTACCCTACAACCTCCTCTAACCCCTCTAGGCCTACCCGCCCCTAAAACAGGAGAACATGACCTCAAGTGACCATAACTATGCGAAGGATCTATATTACTTTGTGCACTAAAAAGATGACCAAGTACAAGCTAAACAATATGAATAAGATAAATTCGTATAAATTGTAAATTATAATATTTAGAACTATAGTATAACTTACATTGATATACCGCCTAGTTGTAATTTATATTATAGTATAACttacatttatattattaaaattatcgttagtattaaaactatcattttaacaaaaattatcattttaatagaaatgtcattgttactataaaatattattattattattattattattttaaatagaattattattttaaagataatattaaaaattatcgtaaatattaaagttgtcataattagaattatcgttttatcataatgtcatcttagtaattataaatattgatatttttataataattattattattacaaaataatacaacttttacttactatcattatagatattattttatcaaataaatatttgatacaaacatattttactacgtgtaataacttactttaataatacctatcatattatctttataatattaaatgaaccctataaattttattacttaatatatataagattatattttattatataaataaaatataaaattttatttattaataaataaattatattatttactctaataaatcttttaaaaatatttaaaaatataaaacgacgatatttaaaatatatattaatcatgtatagatttttggaaattattttgagtcaaatttacttttgttgacttttgcatattagtctcgagcattaggattgttgtacactatgacttgacctaatttgttagacaaatattgaccaacacataaatatatataattaatttaggttcgtgaattcgaggccaaccttgtacttgttcaatgacgttatatgtatttttactacgaaatacagtatggtgagtttcatttacctttttaccctttatatttttgggactaaggatacatgcgcttttataaatgtttgaagaaatagacacaagtaattgaaactacattctatggttgaattatcgaaatcgaatatgcccattttttattaaagtctggtaatataagaattagggaacagacaccctaattgacgcgaatcttaaagatagatctattgggcctaacaaaccccatccaaagtaccggatgctttagtacttcgaaattatatcatgtccgaaggaggatcccggaatgataggggatattcttatatgtatctagttaatgtcggttaccaggtgttcaccatatgaatgattattttttgtctctatgcatggaacgtatatttatgagaactggaaatgcaattcttgtggtctattaaaatgatggaaataaatgattatgataaactaatgaactcaccaaccttttggttgacactttaaaacatgtttattctcaggtgttaaagaaatcttccgctgtacatttgctcattttaaagatattacttggagtctttcatagcatatttcgaagaacgttgcattcgagtcattgagttcatcaaagattattattaaatcaatttgtagttggatagtggatattatgaaatggtatgcatgcccgtcaatttttgatgtaaagaaagattgtcctttaaaaacgaatgcaatgtttgtaaaatgtatcatatagaggtcaaatacctcgcaatgtaatcaactattgtgaatcgtttataatgtaaatGAACGAGTCATTTCAAAATATACAActtagtaaaaaaaaattaaaaagctatAGAtttaattataaaccatatatgtaGAAGCTACATGTAAAATGacttaaaaattaattttttatacttatatgtaatattatatatctaatatctaataattattatattataactaaaatcacttttaaaattaataattatatgtataaactCGCGGGTAAATTAGAAAAAGTGTACGGATTTGTGGATCAGGTTTTACCCATGACGGGTAGTATATATCCACGACCCGCCCGCGACCCGTCAACGGGTATACTTTTTTACCCGTACCAGTGCTCGCGGGTAAGAATTTATGATGTTACCCGCCCGTCACGGATCggatacccgcgggtcacgggttttttctcgcccgTTGCCATCCCTAGAGGTATCGGATAATATCCTTGTAAATCCACTTTTACAAAGTGGTTACCATTTATGCGAGTAATTACACATATATCATGTTGTTGTGACTCGGGTGGACTGCTCCAAAGTGGTAAAATGTTGTATCTGCTTCGTTGCTCAAACATAGCAAAACTACATTGTACCTTGAAGCAATTAGAAAACCCATATCTGGCACAGTCATCCAATATTTCCGAATTGCACTAGCATCTTGTGGAAGATTGATCTAACTTGCGACTCAACCACTTTATCTATTATAGGCACAAATGTGTCTATTTTTGATTTTTAATTGCGAGGATGCCAAACTTAATTTCACCTTTGCATGCTGACTCTCAACCCTATTGGTGGTTGAATTTCCGAAGTTAAGTGATTTATCAGTCACCACCGATACGAACATGTGGGCGTATTTGTTTAACCATACTTCATGGAGGTACTTCAACACATCTGAAAGTTAAAAAACACATACTCGTATCAAAAGTGGACTTTTAAACTGTTTGACATGTTCCTTTTTAGAACACTCTCAACCACGACACTCTTCTTCAAATTAACAGATCAATATCTCCTTCCCATCACTCGCTCATCACAAATCACTCTGAACTATCACACGCTTCCTCAACcactataaattaattaattaaattataaaacaaATCTTAAAGCCAAATGTACAATTAATTAAAACATAAGCATTCGTGATGCTTTTGCCTAAAATTCATGAAATGGTTAGCGAGCCAATATCGGCGAGGCTTTGACTTGATGCTGACAACGGCGCCAAAAAAGGGTGCAGCCATTTGGCAGATAGCGTTGGATAAGCTCCGAGACAAATTCATGATTTGAATTCAAGCACTCTCGTAATCATAACATAACTGACCCATTAAACATTGAAGTATTATCACATGAACTGTTTGAAAATGCCCCATCCAATAAACATGTTGGTGCAGAGTATAAGCATTTCATTTCATGATCCAAAATAGAAAGGGGATATTATAGCAGCAAAACAAAATTGTATGATCCCGGGAAATTTGACATCATTATTCACTACAAAAACCTTGAATTCCATCTTCATAAACATAGATGAAAAGTTTGTGCCAATAGGCTAATCATATTAGTCAAAAAAACAGAGTAATCGTGTATTATTTTCTAGTGTCATGAGTGAACATTTCGATCTATAAATAATCACAAACCATCATCACTTGGTGCGTGTCTGAAGAAGAGACGCTAGGCTCGCTCTCCATCCTGCAAAAAGCACCGGCATCTTCCTCTCAACCAGTAAGGATGCCAAGCCACCTGAAACGCCATAGTTAGACGCAGGAGCTTGATAACTGCTTCGCACCATCTGCATTTCTGATACTCTGGAAGAAAAAAATCAATCAGGCACTAACCAAGTAATTTCATGTCAACAAATAAACACATGTGACTAATGGATGTGTCACAAAGGGTGCTGTTTGTTTTTCAATCTgcagatcttattatgtcttatgtttgCGCGCTCGTTAACATTTTTActgcaaacaacaacaacaacaacaacaacaaaacccaataccacatgagtggtgtatgggggaggtgagatgtacacaatccttcccctatccgagaataaaaacaagtcatttgtccacccagagtgaaaacactctcaaaagtagagaaagtcatccctctctctattcgacggataaagagattgctttcgagtggacctccggccaataagtagaaatttttttttaaaaaaaggaaaataaaattaaaaataaattgagacgccatgaaaatggtagaatcaaatttttacTGCAAACTATTTGtatttctgaagacataagataaaataatgtcttatctgcaacctcgcagacttagaaatatgcttctaaGTGTTATAGACAGAATTAtgttattttgcagacataaaaacaaacagtcttcactaTTCACCCTTGCTGACCTTTAGGCCACATCTTCTTTACAAACATGGTcagcagatcttcagacaaaaacaaacaacaccttgaATCTTATATCTGAAGTAATATAAATAATGAAGATCTATCAATGTTTAAAAAACATGTTAGCATTAACATTGGTTAAGACTTAAGATGTTGGCACTTTTGAAGCTGGTTTACCAAGTACATCAAAATGTGTACACTAGAGTTATAAATCTAACAGCAATAAACAGAAAGAATACCTGGATGTGAAAGACCCTTCCTGAAATGCATTTGTTGAGAAACCTTGTCGCTGTTTATGCTTGGGTTTCGCAGAACACACAACAAACACTATGCCACGACGTTTCACTATTCTACAGAATCCACACAGTTTCTTCACTGATGACCTCACCTTCATTTCTGCAGGCTAATCTAGTCAGcagaggcgaaactaggatttttttcaccgggggcaaaaaaaaaaattttaaccgtagcaatttttttggacaaaatttgaagatttttgggcaaaagttagagattttggggcaaaatttgaagattttggggcaaaagttgaagaatttggggcaaaatttgaaggttttggggcaaaatatgtaggtttgggggcaaaaaaaaaaaaatccaccgggggcaaagtcgaacaacccaaaatttttaca of the Rutidosis leptorrhynchoides isolate AG116_Rl617_1_P2 chromosome 5, CSIRO_AGI_Rlap_v1, whole genome shotgun sequence genome contains:
- the LOC139848830 gene encoding uncharacterized protein encodes the protein MATGEKKPVTRGYPIRDGRLVLGHLFSAQSNIDPSHSYGHLRSCSPVLGAGRPRGVRGGCRVATVGRIRVGSWNIGTLTGKRIELVDTFLKSKVDIVCVQETRWKGEEAIEIQDYKLWYSGSRIARNGVGIFLGKLHKDNVVDVGRFSDRIMSVSLIIKEETFTVISAYAPHAGLGDAEKKSFWELLDEVVRGCLADHRLIIGGDLNGHIGVEAEGYEGAHGGFGFGPRNEEGRSILEFAIAHELVVANSFFKKRDAQLATFHSGGRSTQIDFLLLRKGELRTCRDCKVLPALTCSSQHRLLVMDLVTRGRVGRRARAVQPRILWKNLYGANAETFRAIVVNRLSVEEDYVAPTDADQIWNRMASTIRDVAKETLGVAIGTSRAHKSRRESWWLSDDVQSKVALKQTRIAKARERGRRDLGNIKYIKDVAGQSIVREDLIRKRWEEYFASLFGRGRPERNGEPHEVQEFQNNCFCTRINQEEVR
- the LOC139850256 gene encoding uncharacterized protein — encoded protein: MKVRSSVKKLCGFCRIVKRRGIVFVVCSAKPKHKQRQGFSTNAFQEGSFTSRVSEMQMVRSSYQAPASNYGVSGGLASLLVERKMPVLFAGWRASLASLLQTRTK